From a region of the Candida albicans SC5314 chromosome 1, complete sequence genome:
- a CDS encoding uncharacterized protein (Putative protein of unknown function, transcription is positively regulated by Tbf1p) encodes MLKTSIRTLKRMTNSKLIELPKSSSFTQRIKPDKRVPSVEVALENEGNITNTPRNITHGGFSWVLPTPRDDYEFMIANPLAMKDLGLSLDEIEDPVFQSIVSGEFYQDKVTFVKENFPMPYAQAYAGWQFGQFAGQLGDGRVVNLFEVPKAVPDGENRDKYEIQLKGAGKTPFSRFADGKAVLRSSIREYIISEHLHAIGVPTTRALALTYLPSTLAQRHGAERCAIVARFAESWVRMGTFDLYRWRGDREGIRDLSDYVINELFTINGVKFQNFERIVKTGPNFFKLNDKLLGELTDYDKMYYETVVRNAETTAICQCYGFLNGVLNTDNTSILGLTIDFGPFSIMDKYNPNYTPNSEDHEGRYGYRNVPTAIWWNLTRLGEDLAELVGAGNELLNDPSFQQGIKEEWEDSIIKRATKIIEIGGEIYQHAFTKKYVETFFNRLGLSHELIDAQNPEIQRTDVIVPMLDVLYKIQTDFNLFFLKLQDLDLDSGDYALIAEKEFLPNYDFNTYRQHKDDLIKQISEWLILYHELRNKTKKYKSTPDPAKYNPKFLPRNWILDQVIQQAESSRGAETTYLEKLQKMSSNPYDETKWGDELKDLEQSWLLQGNKGDEFAMLQCGCSS; translated from the coding sequence ATGCTTAAAACCAGTATCAGGACACTTAAAAGAATGACAAACTCGAAATTAATAGAACTTCCAAAGTCGTCTTCATTTACTCAACGGATAAAGCCAGATAAAAGAGTTCCATCAGTGGAGGTTGCTTTGGAAAACGAAGGCAACATTACCAATACCCCAAGAAATATAACTCATGGTGGATTTTCATGGGTGTTACCCACTCCGAGAGATGACTATGAGTTTATGATTGCTAACCCATTAGCAATGAAAGACCTAGGATTGAGTTtagatgaaattgaagatcCAGTTTTTCAACTGATTGTAAGTGGAGAATTCTACCAAGATAAAGTTACTTTTGTCAAAGAAAACTTCCCTATGCCTTACGCCCAAGCTTATGCAGGTTGGCAGTTTGGACAATTTGCCGGACAGCTAGGTGACGGAAGAGTGgtcaatttgtttgaaGTTCCTAAAGCTGTACCAGATGGCGAGAATCGCGACAAATACGAAATCCAATTAAAAGGTGCGGGGAAAACACCTTTCTCTAGATTTGCGGATGGTAAGGCCGTGTTGCGGTCATCTATCAGAGAATACATTATATCAGAACATTTACATGCAATTGGAGTACCAACTACGAGAGCCCTTGCATTGACGTATTTGCCTAGTACTTTGGCTCAACGACATGGAGCTGAGAGATGTGCCATAGTTGCACGGTTTGCTGAGAGTTGGGTCAGAATGGGTACCTTTGATTTATACAGATGGAGAGGTGATCGTGAAGGGATTAGAGATTTGTCTGATTATGTGATTAATGAGTTGTTTACTATTAATGGAGTAAAGTTTCagaattttgaaagaattgttaAGACTGGCCctaactttttcaaattaaatgataagTTACTAGGCGAATTGACTGATTACGATAAAATGTATTACGAAACCGTAGTAAGAAATGCAGAGACCACTGCAATTTGTCAGTGCTATGGGTTTTTAAATGGGGTTTTGAATACTGACAATACATCAATCTTAGGTTTGACTATAGATTTTGGGCCATTTTCCATAATGGATAAATATAATCCAAACTATACACCAAACTCAGAAGACCACGAAGGTAGATATGGATATAGAAATGTTCCTACTGCAATTTGGTGGAATTTGACTAGATTGGGAGAGGATTTGGCAGAGTTGGTTGGAGCTGGTAATGAGTTGTTAAATGACCCACTGTTTCAACAAGGTATTAAAGAAGAGTGGGAAGATTCAATTATCAAGCGCGCCACAAAAATTATAGAAATTGGTGGAGAAATATACCAGCATGCTTTTACTAAAAAATACGTTGaaacatttttcaatcGATTGGGTTTATCACATGAATTGATAGATGCTCAAAACCCAGAAATACAACGTACCGATGTTATTGTTCCGATGTTGGATGTGTTGTACAAGATTCAAACCgattttaatttgtttttcttgaaattgCAGGATTTAGATCTTGACTCTGGTGATTATGCTTTGATTGCAGAAAAAGAGTTCTTGCCAAACTATGATTTCAACACATACAGACAGCACAAAGATGATTTGATAAAGCAAATTAGTGAATGGTTGATACTATACCACGAATTAAGGAACAAAACCaagaaatataaatcaactCCTGATCCAGCAAAATACAACCCTAAATTTTTACCAAGAAATTGGATTTTAGATCAAGTGATTCAGCAAGCAGAAAGCTCACGTGGGGCTGAGACAACATATCTTGAAAAATTGCAGAAAATGAGTTCCAACCCATATGACGAAACTAAATGGGGagatgaattgaaagatttAGAGCAATCTTGGTTACTTCAGGGTAACAAAGGGGATGAGTTTGCCATGTTACAGTGTGGCTGTTCAAGCTAA